Below is a window of Pseudomonas monteilii DNA.
GTCAAAAGAAGATTGCCGATGGTTTGGACGCTGCCAACCGCGCTGCTCGCGACCTGGAGCTGGCCCAAGAGAAAGTGGGTCAGCAACTGCGTGAAGCAAAAGCACAGGCGGCTGAAATCATTGAGCAAGCCAAGAAGCGCGCTGCTCAGCTTGTCGACGAAGCCCGGGAACAGGCTCGTGTCGAAGCTGACCGTGTGAAGGCTCAGGCTCAGGCCGAGATCGAACAGGAACTCAACAGCGTCAAAGACGCCCTGCGTGCCCAAGTGGGCAGCCTGGCCGTCGGCGGTGCTGAAAAGATCCTTGGCGCCACAATCGATCAAAACGCGCATGCGGAGCTGGTTAACAAACTGGCCGCTGAAATTTAAGCGAGGGCGATCATGGCAGAACTGACCACGTTGGCCCGACCTTACGCTAAGGCTGCCTTCGAGCACGCCCAGGCCCATC
It encodes the following:
- a CDS encoding ATP synthase subunit B, with protein sequence MNINATLIGQSVAFLIFVVFCMKYVWPPVIAALQERQKKIADGLDAANRAARDLELAQEKVGQQLREAKAQAAEIIEQAKKRAAQLVDEAREQARVEADRVKAQAQAEIEQELNSVKDALRAQVGSLAVGGAEKILGATIDQNAHAELVNKLAAEI